In a genomic window of Gossypium arboreum isolate Shixiya-1 chromosome 7, ASM2569848v2, whole genome shotgun sequence:
- the LOC108476009 gene encoding E3 ubiquitin-protein ligase ATL59-like: MERDSGSWYSNFATSYYFDIEMTELTQHQIPQDYEEYVDSAGSCGRFRYCHALLDRHDNPDSTKLCQLLCKSLFEQCSKFTPWEHEIHEGFVDLRESEIFKYLESICIDERNKNINKFLIIVQFGVFTSSNNVLDYDDYDYYDIDEEELGFVPASESSIEALEKVSDLSLGFRCAICLEEEKEEVKRMPCGHVFHTQCIQQWLANSHLCPLCRHAMPSVF, translated from the coding sequence ATGGAGAGGGATTCTGGGTCGTGGTATTCGAACTTTGCAACTTCGTATTATTTCGATATAGAGATGACTGAACTCACTCAACATCAAATCCCACAAGACTACGAGGAATATGTCGATAGTGCAGGAAGTTGCGGCCGCTTTCGTTACTGCCATGCTTTGCTCGATCGCCATGACAACCCCGATTCCACTAAACTTTGCCAACTGTTGTGCAAAAGCTTGTTCGAGCAATGCTCGAAATTCACCCCATGGGAGCACGAAATCCACGAAGGATTCGTGGACTTGCGCGAATCCGAAATCTTCAAGTATCTCGAATCTATATGTATAGATGAACGCAACAAGAACATAAACAAGTTCTTGATCATTGTGCAATTTGGAGTGTTTACCAGTAGCAATAATGTTCTTGATTATGATGATTATGATTATTACGACATCGATGAGGAGGAACTGGGGTTCGTGCCGGCTAGTGAATCGAGCATCGAAGCATTGGAGAAAGTTTCGGATTTAAGTCTTGGGTTTCGTTGTGCGATTTGCcttgaagaagaaaaggaagaagttAAACGGATGCCGTGTGGGCATGTGTTTCATACCCAATGTATTCAACAGTGGCTCGCCAACAGTCATTTGTGTCCATTGTGTCGTCATGCCATGCCTTCTGTTTTCTAA
- the LOC108481939 gene encoding protein STRICTOSIDINE SYNTHASE-LIKE 11-like, which produces MAYINSLLIIFFVFCFPSMVLSESFRSIQLPPNVTGPESIAFELATGRFYVGVTDGRILQYNGPTVGFVEFGSTGRNRTKTMCDGITDPDLGPMCGRPYGLGFHYATNQLYVCDAYLGLMVLGSGRRLATPLSTGVEGVPYRFCNGLDVHQLSGNVFFTDSTTNYDLRNASKGLESNDSTGRLLMYNPTNNRVTVLLKNLPGPAGVAVSQDGLYALVSNYNANNTIRFWLRGPRADTYEIINFQARPNNIQRTLVGDFWEAAAMVKQSTQTLVPIGQRISGLGLVLQTVNFERWYGNKLISEVQEFRDALYVASPDVDFIGIYSF; this is translated from the exons ATGGCTTACATTAATTCCCTACTCATCATCTTCTTTGTTTTCTGTTTTCCTTCAATGGTTCTTTCCGAATCGTTCCGATCGATTCAATTGCCACCGAATGTCACGGGTCCCGAATCCATTGCCTTTGAGCTGGCAACTGGACGTTTTTACGTCGGTGTAACTGATGGTAGAATTTTGCAATATAACGGACCGACTGTTGGATTTGTGGAGTTTGGTTCTACCGGTCGAAATAG GACTAAGACGATGTGCGATGGCATTACTGATCCGGATTTGGGTCCGATGTGTGGAAGACCATACGGTTTAGGGTTCCATTACGCTACGAATCAGTTGTATGTTTGTGATGCATACCTTGGTCTCATGGTGTTAGGGTCCGGAAGAAGACTAGCAACCCCACTTTCGACCGGTGTAGAAGGCGTGCCTTACCGCTTTTGCAATGGTTTAGATGTCCACCAATTGTCCGGAAACGTTTTTTTCACCGATTCCACCACTAACTATGATCTAAG AAATGCTTCGAAAGGATTGGAATCGAATGATTCGACAGGGAGGTTGTTAATGTATAACCCGACCAATAATCGAGTTACAGTGTTGCTAAAGAACCTTCCAGGACCAGCAGGGGTAGCAGTTAGCCAAGATGGATTATATGCTCTAGTCTCCAACTACAATGCTAACAATACTATAAGGTTTTGGCTCCGAGGACCCCGAGCCGACACTTACGAGATCATTAACTTCCAGGCAAGGCCAAATAACATCCAGAGAACCCTAGTAGGTGACTTTTGGGAGGCAGCTGCCATGGTAAAACAATCGACGCAAACATTGGTGCCCATAGGGCAGCGGATCAGTGGACTCGGCCTGGTTCTTCAAACAGTAAATTTCGAACGATGGTATGGCAATAAATTGATCAGTGAAGTGCAGGAGTTCCGCGATGCACTATACGTAGCATCGCCAGATGTGGATTTTATAGGCATCTATTCATTTTAA
- the LOC108475977 gene encoding protein STRICTOSIDINE SYNTHASE-LIKE 12-like yields the protein MATNFMFLRIKTKTTLVILFCFLSPIVSAISFTKIRLPKNVNDPEALAFKLRIPPFFIGIANGRILKYLGRTNGFVEFGFTTPNRWKLHSLNAIRDGIAPPIKSVVCLLCVFRIGVLGPRGGLVTQLSIAANGEPYPFCNGVDVHQHTGNVYFTDATGVAVDEEEKIVMVTEFTANRTRKFTLQGGRSIIATIQPTPDNIKRTRLNKFGVAAARVDPRIDSGLLPTGVRINGNGTVLETVNPERWYGNKSGFEVQEFGTKLYIVSRLEDFIGVLLKH from the exons ATGGCAACAAACTTCATGTTCTTGAGAAtcaaaaccaaaaccactttggtaatcctcttttgttttctttcaccTATTGTTTCAGCAATTTCCTTCACCAAGATTCGACTGCCGAAAAATGTGAACGACCCTGAGGCACTTGCATTCAAGTTGAGAATCCCACCGTTCTTTATTGGTATAGCCAACGGTAGAATTCTGAAATATCTAGGCCGAACCAATGGCTTTGTTGAGTTCGGATTTACAACTCCTAACAGGTGGAAATTGCATTCTCTTAAC GCCATCAGGGATGGCATTGCACCACCAATCAAATCAGTTGTATGTCTGCTATGCGTTTTTCGGATCGGAGTTTTGGGTCCTAGAGGAGGATTGGTAACCCAACTTTCCATTGCCGCAAATGGTGAACCTTACCCTTTTTGCAACGGAGTCGATGTCCATCAACATACTGGAAATGTCTACTTCACTGATGCCA CCGGGGTGGCAGTCGATGAAGAAGAAAAAATTGTCATGGTTACCGAGTTCACTGCGAACCGGACTCGAAAGTTTACACTTCAGGGTGGCAGATCCATCATCGCAACCATACAGCCAACACCAGATAACATTAAGAGGACGCGATTAAACAAGTTCGGGGTAGCGGCCGCAAGGGTAGATCCACGAATAGATTCGGGTTTGTTGCCAACTGGAGTAAGGATCAATGGAAATGGCACTGTTTTAGAAACAGTTAATCCTGAGAGATGGTATGGAAATAAATCAGGGTTTGAAGTTCAAGAGTTTGGTACTAAGCTTTATATAGTATCAAGATTAGAGGATTTCATTGGTGTTTTATTAAAGCATTAA
- the LOC108475985 gene encoding protein MAIN-LIKE 1-like, which translates to MTGPPSPLIEDYLRKAGFWHVAMIGRGCKLDPKLISALIERWRPKTHTFHLPCGECTITLEDVHLQLGLSVDGDAVTGSVHFADWGAVCYELLGAIPDNINGGRIEIGWLRDTFPEPDDDSIELEKIRYARAYILQIIRGYLMPDCHETLYI; encoded by the coding sequence ATGACTGGTCCTCCATCACCGTTGATAGAGGATTACCTACGGAAAGCGGGTTTTTGGCACGTGGCGATGATAGGccgggggtgcaagttggacccgaaacttATTAGTGCGTTGATAGAAAGGTGGAGACCCAAGACGCACACATTTCATCTTCCATGTGGAGAGTGCACTATCACTTTGGAAGACGTGCATTTGCAATTAGGATTGTCGGTGGACGGGGACGCAGTCACTGGGTCCGTTCATTTTGCTGATTGGGGAGCGGTATGCTACGAGCTTTTGGGTGCTATTCCGGATAATATTAACGGAGGTCGGATTGAGATAGgctggttacgagacacatttCCGGAGCCGGATGATGATTCTATCGAACTAGAAAAAATTCGATATGCTCGAGCATACATTCTTCAGATAATTAGAGGTTATCTGATGCCGGATTGTCACGAAACCTTGTACATCTGA
- the LOC108475992 gene encoding protein STRICTOSIDINE SYNTHASE-LIKE 12-like, translated as MSNYICLKMATNFMFLRIKTKITLVILFCFLSPIVSAISFTKIRLPKNATGPEALAFELTVPRFFTGIADGRILKYLGPTIGFEEFGFTAPNRPKSVCDGTETANPNPVCGRPLGMALHHRTNQLYVCDAFFGFGVLGCRGGLVTQLSTAADGEPYRFCNGVDVHQPTGNVYFTDASSIFDITQLDIAASVMDSTGRLLKYGAKTKQVTVLVRNLSFAAGVAVDEEEKFVMVTEFNANRTRKISLQGGGSVIATIQPTPDNIKRTRLNKFWIAASRVDPRMDSGLLPTGVRINGNGTVLETVNLERWYGNKSVSEIQEFGTKLYIVSRLEDFIGVLLKH; from the exons ATGTCAAATTACATTTGTTTGAAAATGGCAACAAACTTCATGTTCTTGAGAATCAAAACCAAAATCACTTTGGTAatcctcttttgttttctttcaccTATTGTTTCAGCAATTTCCTTCACCAAGATTCGATTGCCGAAAAATGCGACCGGTCCCGAGGCACTTGCATTTGAGTTGACAGTCCCACGGTTCTTTACTGGTATAGCCGACGGTAGAATTCTGAAATATCTAGGCCCAACCATTGGCTTTGAAGAGTTTGGATTTACCGCTCCTAACAG GCCAAAGTCGGTGTGCGACGGCACGGAAACTGCCAATCCAAATCCGGTTTGTGGAAGGCCATTAGGGATGGCATTGCATCATCGAACAAATCAGTTGTATGTTTGTGATGCTTTTTTCGGATTCGGAGTTTTGGGTTGTAGAGGAGGATTGGTAACTCAACTTTCCACTGCCGCAGATGGTGAACCTTACCGTTTTTGCAACGGTGTCGATGTCCATCAACCTACTGGAAATGTCTACTTCACTGATGCCAGCTCCATTTTTGATATAAC GCAACTCGACATAGCAGCAAGTGTTATGGATTCGACGGGGAGACTGTTGAAGTACGGTGCCAAAACCAAGCAAGTGACCGTGTTGGTTAGGAATCTTTCATTTGCAGCCGGGGTGGCAGTCGATGAAGAAGAAAAATTTGTCATGGTTACTGAGTTCAACGCGAACCGGACTCGAAAGATTTCACTTCAGGGTGGTGGGTCCGTCATCGCAACCATACAGCCAACCCCGGATAACATTAAGAGGACGCGATTAAACAAGTTCTGGATAGCGGCCTCAAGGGTAGATCCACGAATGGATTCGGGTTTGTTGCCAACTGGAGTAAGGATCAATGGAAATGGCACTGTTTTAGAAACAGTTAATCTTGAGCGATGGTATGGAAATAAATCAGTGTCTGAAATTCAAGAGTTTGGTACTAAGCTTTATATAGTATCAAGATTAGAGGATTTCATTGGTGTCTTATTAAAGCATTAA